One genomic segment of Rubritalea squalenifaciens DSM 18772 includes these proteins:
- the argF gene encoding ornithine carbamoyltransferase, with the protein MQHLLSIEELNAEKLNALIDLAVDLKATRGNHPELPLSGQTWAMIFTKSSTRTRVSFEVGVRELGGSIMFLSSNDIQLGRGEPIKDTARVLGRMVHGCIIRTFDQQDVIDFSNYGNIPTINALTDAEHPCQILADLLTVKEKLGTWEGKKCVFIGDGDNNMSRSWIWAAKYLGFELVIASPETCLPPSDFMEKVNAPNVSLTTDPVEAIKGADVINTDVWLSMGQEGQKEKEALFGPYQVNEEILKNAAEGHIVLHCLPAYREKEITEQILELHADTIFQQAENRLHAQKAVLATIAR; encoded by the coding sequence ATGCAACATCTACTATCCATCGAAGAACTCAATGCCGAGAAGCTCAATGCACTCATCGACCTGGCTGTCGATCTCAAGGCGACTCGAGGCAACCATCCTGAGCTTCCACTTTCTGGCCAGACATGGGCGATGATCTTCACCAAGTCCTCCACCCGTACCCGAGTCTCTTTCGAGGTTGGCGTCCGTGAACTCGGTGGCTCCATCATGTTCCTTTCCTCCAATGACATTCAGCTTGGTCGCGGCGAACCGATCAAAGACACAGCCCGCGTACTGGGGCGCATGGTTCACGGCTGCATCATCCGCACCTTTGACCAGCAGGACGTCATCGATTTCTCAAACTACGGAAACATTCCTACCATCAATGCTCTTACCGACGCCGAGCACCCATGCCAGATCCTGGCTGACCTCCTAACCGTGAAGGAAAAACTCGGCACCTGGGAAGGCAAGAAGTGCGTGTTCATTGGTGACGGCGATAACAACATGTCTCGTTCTTGGATCTGGGCAGCCAAGTATCTCGGCTTCGAGTTGGTGATCGCCTCTCCTGAGACATGCCTTCCTCCAAGTGATTTCATGGAGAAAGTAAATGCTCCTAACGTCTCGCTGACAACCGATCCTGTAGAAGCCATCAAGGGCGCTGACGTCATCAACACGGACGTCTGGCTCTCCATGGGCCAAGAAGGCCAGAAGGAAAAGGAAGCTCTCTTCGGCCCCTATCAGGTGAATGAAGAGATCCTCAAGAATGCTGCTGAAGGCCACATCGTTCTCCACTGCCTCCCAGCTTACCGTGAAAAAGAAATCACTGAGCAAATTCTTGAACTCCACGCGGACACGATCTTCCAGCAGGCGGAGAACAGGCTGCATGCCCAGAAGGCTGTCTTGGCAACGATTGCTAGATAA